One Polaribacter reichenbachii genomic window, AGAGCGTGATAGAGTTCGTAATTTTCAACCACCAGTTACTGGAGAAGAAATTATGGAAGCTTTTAATTTAAAACCTTGTAGAGAAATTGGACAAATTAAAGAAGCGATTAAAGAAGCTATTTTAGATGGTAAAATTCCTAATGAGCACAAAGCTTCTTACGATTTTATGATAGAAAAAGGGAAATCTTTAGGTTTAACAACCTTTCAATAAAAGCTTATGAAATTATTATCAGAACTTAGAACAGTAGTATTAGAATTGCGATTGCTGTTCTTTAAAAGTGAACAAGAGTTGGTAATTGTTACAGGTTCTGATAGTTCACATTTTAAAAGCTTATACCAACTTTTAGTTAGTTTAAATCGATACGAAAAAAACACTAAAGTTTTAATTTACGATTTGGGGATTACTGCTCAAGAAAGTGAAATTTTAAAAAACGACTTTTCTAATTTTGAACTAAGAAAATTTGACTATTCTAAATATCCTTCTTATTTTAATATTAAAATAAATGCAGGAGAATATGCTTGGAAACCTGTTATTATAAATGATGTTTTAAATGAATTTAAAACGTCTGTTTGTTGGTTAGATGGAGGTAATAAAGTAACAAAACCGTTAACTTTACTTAGAAAAGTGATTGAATTCTATGGATTTTATTCTCCTTTTTCTAAAGGAAAAATTTCTGATTGGACACACCCAAAATCATTAGAATATTTAGATGTTTTAAACAATAAGAATTTATTAAAACAGAAGAATTTAAATGGTGCTTGTGTTTCTGTTGATTATAATAATATAAAAGCAAGACAGGTAATTAAAAATTGGAGCGATTCTGCAAAAACAAAAGATTGTATTGCTCCACAAGGAAGCAACAGACAGAACCACAGACAAGATCAGGCAATTTTATCTGTTCTAATTTATAAACATATGTTTGATATTGGCAAAAAAATGACCTACAGAAAATTTGGTTTTAAAACACATCAAGATATAGATTAGTTATAATCTATATTTTAGCTCAAACTTTGCATAGATACCAACTTATAATACTCACCTTTTTTGGTTAACAAATCATCGTGTTTACCTTGCTCTACAATTTTACCTTTTTTCATAACCACAATTGTATCTGCTTTTTGAATGGTAGATAATCTGTGAGCAATAACCAAAGAAGTTCTGTTTTGCATCATTTTTTCTAAAGCAACTTGAACCAATTGTTCAGATTCAGTATCTAAAGCAGAAGTAGCTTCGTCTAAAATCATTATTGGCGGATTCTTTAAAACAGCTCTTGCAATAGATAAACGTTGTTTTTGTCCTCCAGAAAGTGAATTCCCA contains:
- a CDS encoding DUF1647 domain-containing protein, with the translated sequence MKLLSELRTVVLELRLLFFKSEQELVIVTGSDSSHFKSLYQLLVSLNRYEKNTKVLIYDLGITAQESEILKNDFSNFELRKFDYSKYPSYFNIKINAGEYAWKPVIINDVLNEFKTSVCWLDGGNKVTKPLTLLRKVIEFYGFYSPFSKGKISDWTHPKSLEYLDVLNNKNLLKQKNLNGACVSVDYNNIKARQVIKNWSDSAKTKDCIAPQGSNRQNHRQDQAILSVLIYKHMFDIGKKMTYRKFGFKTHQDID